CGGCCGCCGTCCGCCGCGACGTCCCGGCCGACCGCACCGGCCGCTCGTTCGACTTCGGCGGCGCCATCCTGGCCACGTCCGCGCTGCTGCTCCTGGTGTACGCCCTGGTCCAGGCGCCGCTGATCGGCTGGCTCGCCCCGGCGACGCTCATCTCGCTGGCCCTCGCCGTGGTGCTCTTCTCCGCGTTCCTGATCATCGAGAGCCGGCACCACGACCCGACGCTGCCGCTGGGCATCCTGCGGTCGCGCGGCCGGGCGTCCTGCTACGTCGTGGCGCTGCTGCACGGCGCCGCGGCGATCGGCTGGCAGTTCGTCGCGGTGCTCTACCTGCAGCAGATCCTCGGGTACGGACCGTTCCTCACGTCCCTCGCGGTGCTGCCGATCGGGGTCACGATCTACCTGACCGCGCAGTTCCTGACCAGCCGGCTCATCGGCCGGTTCGGCATCCGCGTGGTCTGCATCGCCGGCATGACGATCCAGGCGGTCGCGGTCGGCATGTACGCCCTCGTCGGTCTGGAGGACTCCTACGCCACGCTGGTGCTGCCCGGCCTGATCCTGCACGGCCTGGCCTGCGGCGTGGTCTTCTCGTCGGTCAACGTCGGTGGGGTCGCCGGCGTCGCCGACCACCAGCAGGGCGTCGCGGCCAGCCTGATCGTGGCCGCGTACGCGATCGGCACCGGCGTCGGCGTCGCGGTGATGGCGACCATCATCTCGGCCCGCGCCGCCACCGACGCGCCCGCCGACCTGCTCGGCGCCTACCAGGCCGCATTCGTGGTCGCAGCCTTGCTCGCCCTCCTGGGTGCGGCGTTCTCGGTGTTCGGTTTGCCGGCCGAACGACGGGCGCCGGCCGCGCCGGAGGCGGTCCCCGCGAGCTGACCACCACCCCTGGCCCCGCTTCCCGCCCGCCGACTACGCCCCCCGGGGCGGGGAGCGGGGCCGTTCCGTACCGACGACACGGGGAAGAACACATGATGCGAGCCGGCCGCCGGAGCGTGCTCCTGCTCGGCGCACTGGCCGGGCTGTCCGCCGCCTGCCGGCCCGAGGCCCGCGGTGCCGCACCGGCCGCGCCCGCGCCGGGCGGACCGGACACCGGCTTCACCGACGACCTGCGGATCCCGCCGCTGGCACCGTCCACGATCGATCCGGACGGCGCCCGGCGCTTCGACCTCGGCCTGCGCGCCGACGGGCGCTCGGCGTTCCTGCCCGGCCGCACCACGCCGACGTGGGGCATCGACGGCGACTACCTCGGGCCGACGGTGCGGGTGCGCACCGGTGAGCGGGTCCGGATGACGGTCACCAGCGCCCTGCCCGAGCGCACCAGCATGCACTGGCACGGCATGCTGCTGCCGGCCAGGATGGACGGCGGTCCGCACCAGCCGATCGAGCCCGGCGCCACCTGGCGTCCGGAGTGGACGATCCGGCAGCCGGCCGCGACGCTCTGGTACCACCCGCACGCGCACGGCAGCACCGCCGTGCACGTCCACCGCGGGCTCGCCGGCCTGCTCTACGTCGACGACCCCGGGCGTGCGGGGCTGCCCGACCGGTACGGCGTCGACGACATCCCGCTGATCCTGCAGGACCGCAGCTTCACTCCGGACGGCGCGTTCGTCGAGGACGGCGTGGACAGCGGCACGTACGGGCTGCTGGGCGACACGATGCTGGTCAACGGCGTGCACCGGCCCCGGCTCCGGCTGGGCGTGCGGACCGTACGGCTGCGGATCCTGAACGCCGCGAACGCCCGCGTCTTCCACGTCGGGCTCGCCGACGACCGCCCGTTCCGGGTGATCGGCACCGACGCCGGACCGCTGGACCGGGCGGTGGAGACGACGCGGGTGCGGCTGAGCCCGGGGGAGCGGGCCGAGATCGTGCTGACGCTGGCCGCGGGGGAGCGGGTGACGTTGGACAGCCGGGGGCCGGCGGACGGTACCGAACCGGAGACCGGCGCGTTCCCGTTGCTGCTGATCGAGGTGGCGACCGGGGCCGAGCCCGCGGCCGCGCTGCCGGAGACGCCGGGTCCGGCCCCGGAGCCGTTCCGGGACACCGGCGTCGTCCGGCGGTTCCGGCTGGACCAGCTCGACATCAACGGACGCCGGGGCGATCCCGCCCGCATCGACGAGGTGGTCCCGGCCGGCGCGCACGAGACCTGGGAGATCACCAACGGGCCGTACGCGCACAGCTTCCACATCCACGGCGCCCACTTCCGGGTCCTGGCCACCGAGGGCGCCGCGGCCGGGCCGAAGGACACCGTCTTCGTCCCGCCCGGTGCGTCGCTGCGGCTCGCGGTGCGGTTCGGCACCGACACCGACCCGGCGACGCCGTACATGTACCACTGCCATCTCCTGCGCCATGAGGACGGTGGCATGTCCGGCCAGTTCGTCGTCGTCCCGCCCGGGACCGAGCGGCAGGTCTCCCGGTCGCTGCCCGGGCACCACCACTGAGCGTTCACCGACCCTGGAGGCAGATCGTGGCCGTCCATCCCGTCCGGTTCGGATACAAGGCGTCCGCGGAGCAGTTCGACCCGCGGGAACTGCTCGACCTCGGGATCCTCGCCGAGGAGCTGGGCTTCGACTCCGTGTTCATCAGCGACCACCTGCAACCGTGGCGGCACGACGGCGGGCACGCCCCGGCCGCGCTGCCGTGGCTGGGTGCGCTCGCCGCCCGTACCGCGCGGATCCTCATCGGCACGAGCGTGCTGACGCCGACGTTCCGGTACCACCCGGCGACCGTCGCGCAGGCGTTCGCCACCCTCGGCTGCCTCGCCGAGGGCCGGGTGATCCTCGGCGTCGGCTCCGGCGAGTCGCTCAACGAGGTCGCGCTCGGCACCGAGTGGCCCGCCGGCCGCGACCGGCTGGCCCGGCTGCGCGAGGCGATCGCGCTGATCCGCAGGCTCTGGGCGGAGGACCGGGTGACCGCCGAGGGCGACTACTTCACCACCCGGAACGTGACCATCTACGACCGGCCGCAGCGGCCCGTCCCGATCTACGTCGGCGCGTCCGGCCCGGTCGCGACGCGGTTCGCCGGCCGCGCCGCCGACGGCTTCATCACCACCGGCGGCAAGGGCCGGGAGCTCTACACCGGCACGCTGCTGCCGGCGGTCGCCGAGGGGGCCGCCGCGGCCGGGCGCCGGGCGGACGAGCTGGACCTGATGATCGAGGTCAAGGTGTCCTTCGACCCCGACCGGGAACGGGCCCTGGCCGACACCCGGTTCTGGGGTGCGCTGGCGCTCTCGGCCGAGGAGAAGACCGGCATCGAGGACCCGCTGGAGATGCAGCGGCGCGCGGACGCGCTCCCGCTCGCCCGGGCGGCGTCGCGGTGGATCGTCTCCGACGACCCGGACGAGCACGCCACCCGGGTCGGCGAGTACCTCGACATGGGTTTCCGCCACCTGGTCTTCCACGCGCCGGGTCCGGACCAGCGGGCGTTCCTGCACCGGTACGCCGACGAGATCCTGCCCCGGCTCCGCAAGCACCTCGACGCCTGAGGCGGCGAGGAACACGAAGCGGCCCGGGACCCCCGCCCCGGGCCGCTTCACCGTCTCGCCGCTACGCCGGCCGCAGCCAGAGCACCCCGAGCGGCGGCACCCGCAGCACGGCCGAGACCGGCAGCCCGTTCCACGGCACGTGCTCGGTGTGCGGCCCGCCGGTGCCGGCGACACCGGAACCGCCGTAGGCGTGCGCGTCGGTGTTCAGCACCTCCGCCCACCGCCCGGCGGCCGGCAGCCCGACCCGGTGCTCGCGCGGCGTCGCGGAGAGGTTCGCGACGCAGACGAGCGTGCCGCCGTCCGGCGCGATCCGGGCGAACGCCACCACGTCGGCGCCGCCGTCCTGATCACCGATCCAGCGGAACCCGGCCGGCGTGCCGTCCTGCGCCCACAGCGCGGGGATGCCCCGGTAGGCCGCGTTCAGGTCCGCCACCAGCCGGTGCAGGCCGGCCCGGGCGGGGTCGTCGAGCAGGGTCCAGTCCAGCCCTCGCTCGTGCGACCACTCCCGTTCGTCGCCGAGTTCGGCGCCCATGAACAGCAGCTTCTTGCCCGGGTACGCCCACATCCAGGCGAGCAGCGCGCGGGTGCCGGCCAGCCGGTGCCCCGCGTCGCCGGGCATCTTGCCGGTCAGCGAGCCCTTGCCGTGCACGACCTCGTCGTGGCTGATCGGCAGCACGTAGCGCTCGCTCCACGCGTACGACAGGGGTGCGGTCAGCTCGTGGCGGTGCGCGCCCCGCCGCTCCGGCTCCCGCCCGAGGTGGGTGAGCGTGTCGTGCATCCAGCCCATGTTCCACTTGAACGCGAAACCGAGCCCGCCGTCGGCGACGTCCGCGGTGACGCCCGGGAACGCCGTCGACTCCTCGGCGACCAGCAGCACGTCGGGCCACTCCCGCCGTACCGCGGTGGTCAGCTCGCGCAGCAGCGAGATCGCGTCCAGGTCGTGGTTGCCGCCGTAGCGGTTGGGCAGCCACTCGCCGGGGCCGCGGGAGTAGTCAAGGTAGAGCATCGAGGCGACCGCGTCGACGCGCAGACCGTCCGCGTGGAACTCCTCGCACCAGTAGAGCGCGTTGGCGATGAGGAAGGCCCGCACCTCGTGCCGGCCGTGGTCGAAGACGTAGGTGCCCCAGTCGGGGTGCTCGCCGCGCGTCCCGGCGTGCTCGTACAGCGGCGTGCCGTCGAACCGGCCCAGCGCCCAGTCGTCGCGCGGGAAGTGGGCCGGCACCCAGTCCAGGAGCACGCCGATCCCGGCCCGGTGCAGGGCGTCCACCAGCGTGCGGAACTCGTCCGGCGAGCCGAAGCGCGCGGTCGGGGCGAAGTAGCCGGTGACCTGGTAGCCCCACGACCCGCCGAACGGGTGCTCCATCACCGGCAGGAACTCCACGTGCGTGAAGCCGGTGTCCCGCACGTAGCGCACGAGTTCGTCCGCCAGCTCGCGGTAGCCCAGCCCGGGCCGCCACGAGCCGAGGTGGACCTCGTAGACGCTCATCGGCTCCCGGTGCGGATCACGCCGCGCCCGCCGCGCCATCCACGCGTCGTCGCCCCACGTGTAGGAGGAGCGGTACACCACCGAGGCGGTCCGCGGCGGGATCTCGGTGTGCCGGGCGAACGGGTCCGCCTTGTCCCGCCGGCGGCCGTCCGCGCCCAGGATCCGGTACCGGTACCGGTCGCCCTCGCGGGCGTCCGGCGCGAGCACCTCCCACACGCCGGCGACCTGTCGCATCGGCAGCCCGTCGTCCGGGTCCCAGCCGGTGAAGTCGCCGACCACCCGGACCTCGCGGGCGTGCGGGGCCCACACCGCGAAGACCACGCCGGCGTCGGTGACCCGGGCGCCGAGCGTCGTTACGAGCCGTTCGGACAGCGCGGTCATCCGTCGGCCCGTTCCACGACGAAGATCTGCGCCGGGTACAGGAACGGGTCGAGGCGCAGCGCGTTGCCGGCGGCGCTCCACAGATGCTCCCCGCCGCCGAGCAGCTCGCGCAGCCGGACCTTGTCGTCCCACCCCAGCCCGAGCGCCGGCATGTCCAGGCCCACCGTCGCCCACTGCACCGCGCCGGGGTCGAACGAGCAGGCGACCAGCACCGTGTTCGCGCTGTCCGGGTCCTTCTTGGACCAGACCAGGATCGCCGGGTTGTCGCTGTCGTGGAAGCGCAGGTTGCGCCACCGGTGCAGCGCCGGGTTGTCGCGCCGGATCCGGTTGAGCCGGGTCAGGAAGTCCTTGAGCGAGCGTCCCTCGGCCTCGGCGCGCGCGAAGTCCCGCGGCCGCAGCTCGAACTTCTCGTTGTCGAGATACTCCTCCGCGCCCGGCCGGGCCTCGTGCTCGAACAGCTCGTAACCGGTGTAGACGCCCCAGGACGGCGACAGCATGGCGGCCAGCACCGCGCGGATGCGAAACATCGGCGGGCCGCCGTGCTGAAGGCTCTCGTGCAGGATGTCCGGCGTGTTCGGCCAGAAGTTCGGCGTCATGTAGTGCGCCGAGGCCACGATCTCCTCGCAGTACTCGCGCATCTCCGCCGCGCTGGTGCGCCACGTGAAGTAGCTGTACGACTGGGTGAACCCGATCTTGGCCAGCCCGTGCATGACGGCCGGCCGGGTGAACGCCTCGGCCAGGAAGATCACGTCCGGTGTCTCGCGCTTGACC
This genomic window from Catenuloplanes niger contains:
- a CDS encoding MFS transporter; its protein translation is MTAESKLRAAVAEASDGSDSRRKILTLIVTCAVIFLDSLDTSTVGVALPSIQSDLGLSASSLQWLVSGYVIAYGGFLLLGGRVADLLGRRRVFFIGTAVFVAASVLGGAVSSEELIVASRVIKGISAAFTAPAAFSIITTTFREGPERNKALSVYGATAAVGYSVGLIASGLLTSVSWRLVFFVPGVLAVGVLLMTPAAVRRDVPADRTGRSFDFGGAILATSALLLLVYALVQAPLIGWLAPATLISLALAVVLFSAFLIIESRHHDPTLPLGILRSRGRASCYVVALLHGAAAIGWQFVAVLYLQQILGYGPFLTSLAVLPIGVTIYLTAQFLTSRLIGRFGIRVVCIAGMTIQAVAVGMYALVGLEDSYATLVLPGLILHGLACGVVFSSVNVGGVAGVADHQQGVAASLIVAAYAIGTGVGVAVMATIISARAATDAPADLLGAYQAAFVVAALLALLGAAFSVFGLPAERRAPAAPEAVPAS
- a CDS encoding multicopper oxidase family protein; the encoded protein is MMRAGRRSVLLLGALAGLSAACRPEARGAAPAAPAPGGPDTGFTDDLRIPPLAPSTIDPDGARRFDLGLRADGRSAFLPGRTTPTWGIDGDYLGPTVRVRTGERVRMTVTSALPERTSMHWHGMLLPARMDGGPHQPIEPGATWRPEWTIRQPAATLWYHPHAHGSTAVHVHRGLAGLLYVDDPGRAGLPDRYGVDDIPLILQDRSFTPDGAFVEDGVDSGTYGLLGDTMLVNGVHRPRLRLGVRTVRLRILNAANARVFHVGLADDRPFRVIGTDAGPLDRAVETTRVRLSPGERAEIVLTLAAGERVTLDSRGPADGTEPETGAFPLLLIEVATGAEPAAALPETPGPAPEPFRDTGVVRRFRLDQLDINGRRGDPARIDEVVPAGAHETWEITNGPYAHSFHIHGAHFRVLATEGAAAGPKDTVFVPPGASLRLAVRFGTDTDPATPYMYHCHLLRHEDGGMSGQFVVVPPGTERQVSRSLPGHHH
- the fgd gene encoding glucose-6-phosphate dehydrogenase (coenzyme-F420), producing the protein MAVHPVRFGYKASAEQFDPRELLDLGILAEELGFDSVFISDHLQPWRHDGGHAPAALPWLGALAARTARILIGTSVLTPTFRYHPATVAQAFATLGCLAEGRVILGVGSGESLNEVALGTEWPAGRDRLARLREAIALIRRLWAEDRVTAEGDYFTTRNVTIYDRPQRPVPIYVGASGPVATRFAGRAADGFITTGGKGRELYTGTLLPAVAEGAAAAGRRADELDLMIEVKVSFDPDRERALADTRFWGALALSAEEKTGIEDPLEMQRRADALPLARAASRWIVSDDPDEHATRVGEYLDMGFRHLVFHAPGPDQRAFLHRYADEILPRLRKHLDA
- the glgB gene encoding 1,4-alpha-glucan branching protein GlgB, translating into MTALSERLVTTLGARVTDAGVVFAVWAPHAREVRVVGDFTGWDPDDGLPMRQVAGVWEVLAPDAREGDRYRYRILGADGRRRDKADPFARHTEIPPRTASVVYRSSYTWGDDAWMARRARRDPHREPMSVYEVHLGSWRPGLGYRELADELVRYVRDTGFTHVEFLPVMEHPFGGSWGYQVTGYFAPTARFGSPDEFRTLVDALHRAGIGVLLDWVPAHFPRDDWALGRFDGTPLYEHAGTRGEHPDWGTYVFDHGRHEVRAFLIANALYWCEEFHADGLRVDAVASMLYLDYSRGPGEWLPNRYGGNHDLDAISLLRELTTAVRREWPDVLLVAEESTAFPGVTADVADGGLGFAFKWNMGWMHDTLTHLGREPERRGAHRHELTAPLSYAWSERYVLPISHDEVVHGKGSLTGKMPGDAGHRLAGTRALLAWMWAYPGKKLLFMGAELGDEREWSHERGLDWTLLDDPARAGLHRLVADLNAAYRGIPALWAQDGTPAGFRWIGDQDGGADVVAFARIAPDGGTLVCVANLSATPREHRVGLPAAGRWAEVLNTDAHAYGGSGVAGTGGPHTEHVPWNGLPVSAVLRVPPLGVLWLRPA